The nucleotide sequence AGCTAAAAATGCATGGGAAACTAGTGCGAACAAATCCTTCTATGCCAGATCAACTAACCTTGCAGGTACTTTAAAAAAATGGTGCAAGAAGAAGAAGCCGATCCAACAACAACTAGATTGCTTGCAAAGTCAGGTCAACCAAATACAAATGCAACCACTGCAGCAACATGATCACGATCTGGAAGCAAAACTGGTAGGCCAGTATGAGGTAAATCTTACAAAACTCACTGAGTATTATCAACAACGTGCAAAAAAAATTGGGCTATTTTCGGTGATAGGAATACCGCTTTCTTCCACAATGCAGTTCAGAAACGTAAGCGCAGAAACATAATTGTATCCATTCATGATGCCCACGGAAATGAATTGTTTGATCCGAATGATATTGCTAATGAATTTGTCAATTACTTTAGATCCATCTTTACCTCCTCATCTTCTAACACTGTTAGATATCCCAAATATGAATGTACAGAATCAAGCAGATGATTTCACCAACTCAGTGCCAGATAAGCAAGAAATTTTGGAAATATTAAAGGCCATAGGAATGCATCTCCAGGTCCAGATGGATTTAATGTTGCCTTCTATGTTTCAGCGTGGCCTTGGATTGGTGATGATGTCACAAAAGTGGTGACGAGCTTCTACACCTCAGGTATCCTTCCACCACATCTCAATGATACCCAAATTGCTCTCATTCCGAAGAAACTAGCTTGTCACATACCTTCTGATTTTAGACCCATAAGTTTATGCAATGTAATCTATAAGATTATTGCAAAATCTTTAGCTAATAGACTGAAAATGCATCTACCTGATTACATTCATCCCTCTCAACAAGCTTTTATTGGAGGTAGACCATTAGTAACAACATTGTTGTAGCTCAAGAGATAGCCCATTCCTTCTCGCTTACCTCTTACAAAAGCCATGATTTTATGTTAAAAATTGATTTAGCTAAGGCTGTTCATAGAATAGAATGGCATTGCATTATTTCAGCTCTCGCACGCAAGGGGCTTAATGGTCATTTCATAAAACTAATTCATGCTTGCATCTCTTCGCCAATGTTCTCTGTCATCATTAACGGCCAATCATATGCTAAATTTAATGGCTCCAGAGGCATCAGACAGGGTTGTCCTTTGTCGCCATATCTTTTTGTCCTTGTATTGAATGAACTATCTTTACGGCTACAGGAAGCTTTGCAAGCCAATCATCTCACGGGCATTTTACTTGGACCAAATTTCCCCCTATTCACTCTCTCATGTTTGCAGATGACCTTATCGTTTGCGGGAAAGCTAACATGTGTGAAGCTCAAACTATCTCTAATGTTTTACGTCAATTATGTGAAAACACAGGTCAGATTCCTAATTGGAGTAAGTCTGGTATCCTTTTTAGTAAGAATGTTCCTTTGCCGCATAGAGAGAATATTAAAAGAATCTTTCCAGCCCCAAATATTGACAATTCCTTTGTACATCTAGGACACCCTCTTCttttgccatctaaagacagatcaACGGCTTATGGTTTTATTTATGATAAATTCAAGTCAAAACTCTCCAGCTACAAAGCTAATCGGTTATCCCATGCAGCGAGACTTACCCTCATTAAATCAGTTTTCGCCTCAACTCTTGTCTACTACATGTCAAATATTCTCTTCTCAAAAATATTCCTAAGTAAGCTAACAACTATCATTAGGAATTTCTGGTGGACATGTGTTCAAGAAGACCAAACTACTAAAAGCCTTTGTCTTAGAGCATGGGCTGACATATGCATGGATAAAAAAGCAGGTGGTCTAGGCATACAAAATCTGCAGGCAATCAATCAAGGACTCATACTCTCTGCGGCTTGGAGGCTTGCAAAGGAACCACACACCCAACTAGCTCAGATCCTCAAGGCTAAATACCATCATGACACATCTATATGGCGGGCAAAACACAACATACCAAAATCTGCTTTCTAGACATCAATATTGAAGGTAAGACCACTTCTCATTTCAGCCACTGCTTATCAGGTGGTAGATGGAAATAGTTCGCTATGGAGCACTCCTTGGGTTCAGGGTTGGGAAGCCATTTATGACAATCTAATCATTCAGCAACAGGCCTTTAGTTATCCTGCTCAAATAAAAGATCTTTGGCTTCCTGGGCGAAAAGCTTGGAACATAAACTTGATCAATTCTCTATTTTCTCCTGAAGTAGCTAACTCTATACTTCAAACTCCCATAACTGATGCTACTGGTCAGGACATTCTAGTATGGAAGCTAACCCCCTACAGGTCTATTCTCTCCAAAGAGTGCATACAAACATTGTTTCAATAACCTCCAACTTCCACCAAGAGAGAGACCGAAGATAGTTCCTCCACATATTGCAGCTTTGCTCAATCAGGTGTGGAATGAGAAACAAATGGCGCCACGTGTTAAAACTTTCGCTTGGAGACTTCTTCGAAATGCACTCCCCACAGGTAATAGAGCAGGCAAGTACTGTAAGCGTATTAGTGAAACATGTTCTAGGTGTGGTAAGCTTGAGGATGAAATGCATCTCTTCTTTCTTTGCCCTTTTTCAAAGGCAGCCTGGTATAGCTTTCCTTGGTTTCTTAAAACTGAAATTTTTGCCCAAAACAATACTTCAATTCCTCACATGATACAGGGCCTGCTTGATTCTCATCATCCTCACATGAGTGTTGAATCACTATACACTTTTCTGTGGTGTATTTGGAAAGCTCGAAATGACTTTGTTTTCTGTAGGAAAGCTTGCAACCCTTCCCAGGTTTACGCAGTGGCAATGGCAATTATACAGGGAGCTAAACTTGAGTTTGAAGCCTCTTTCCAGGTTTGCAGTGAAGGTGATTTGAAcgatcctcatgtggatgcaaaaCATGGTTTATGACTGCAGGATCATGTTCCCCAGCAGATGACTCCATCTCCTGGAAGCACCATCACAAATATCACCAGCTTTTCAGGGCCTGTTATCTTTTCAGATGCTTCTTGGACTATAGGTTCTGATGGCCAGCCGACACCTGCAGGACTAGGTATATTCATTCGGATGGGGAACGAAGGAAGATGCTCTCAGCTTTGTATCTCGGTTGTCTCCCCACCAGTGACTTCAGTCATTTTGGCTGAAGCTTTCAGTTTGATGCTTGCAACTCAAATTGCAGGAATCCTTCAGCTTCAGCAAGCCACCTTCTTGACGGACAGTGCTACATTGGCAAAGGCTGTGGCAGCTCAAAGCCCGATTCTTGCACCAGGACACTGGACCATCAGGCGACAGCTAGCTTACATAGCAGCTTCTTCAGCCTTTAACTCATCAAGGATCTATCATATTCCCAGGAACTACAATTTTCGAGCTCATCATCAGGCAAAACTTGCACTAAAGCTTAAGAGTAGAACATTTAGCTTCAGGTGCTTAGCTTCAGGCAATGATACATGCCTCAACGCTCATGTAATGGTGCAATCTCCAGTGTTGCAATGCACATCTGTACATGTACGTTGTTGCTAGATCAATAAAATATTATGTGTTCAAAAAAAAATCATCACGAACGAGCTCTAGGTAACGGAAAAGAAAAACCAGCCGCAGAGCAGATGCCCACATGAGCATATCGACGTGGAAAACGACGGCTCATTTCAGATCACAAATGCTTTTCTAAGATCCACGTGACCGCCGCTTACGGCCGCACAGTCCTATCCAGAGAGCAGTGTACCCATCGATACAGGTCAGATGTTTGTCCCGTTCCCCATCAGCGACCCATCTCACTTTGGCCCCTCATGATCAGGACGACGTACGCCGCTGATCAGAGTCACCGATTGCTCTTCTCAAGACGTCAGAGCATGCAGAGCCCTCCGGATGAAATATCTTGGATCGGTTACGAAATTGATACACAGAATGCAACCTGCAAAGGAGCAATTCGACCATATATATCTTCTTCCTTTTTGAACAGAGAAATTTCATTTATTTAGCAACAGCGCACATGTACAATTGTGCAGTTAAGCACAGTAGAAAGAGCAGCTACAACTGCACTGAGGCAGGCTTCATTGCCTACTCCTAAGAATCTGAACCTGTAAGGTGTATtctgaattttggcatgatgatgAGCACGAAAATTATAGCCTCTGTTAATGTGGTAGACCCTTGTGGTATCAAACGCCGAGGAACCAATGACCTGGATCTGAGATGAGGTCTTGAGAAACTACAGCTGACGccaggccctgtttggatcatggggttagagttagtttgggttagttgggggctcaaataacccaaaagtatccaaacagggagggttagagtgggttagttccatctaacccaactatcccggtggagagatgcttatttgggttagagtgagttagaaaataactctaactctaactgtgttagagtatccaGACAGGGCCAATGTCGCACAGTCTGTTAGGAAGTGGCACGTTGAAGATGGAGTAGCTGCGCAATCTGGGAAGCAAGCATCATGCTGAATGCTTCAGCGTGGATGGCCGACGCCAGTGGTGCCCAAGTGGCTGATATGCACAGCTGAGAGCAGCTCAGTGCTTCTATCACCTGCAAACTGGATAAAAACTCCTATTCCTGCAATTGCCGGTCCCCCTTCAGGTCCTGGAGTCCAGGAAGCATCTAAAAATACTATGGGACCTGTAATGTTGGTCTGATCCATGATTGTTTTTCCTGGAGATGGCAGCACACTGTGAGTAAGAACAGCTCCTGTTTGCCCAGATGCGTCCACAGCCTTATTCTCCTTCAAATTTGGCCAGCTAGTTGCGCTGCTAGCCTGAGACGTGCGTCGTTCCGAAATTTCCAAATGCACCATAGAAAAGTATAAAGTGATGTTATATTTATTTGCAGGTGATTGTAAGTAATCAAAGCTTTGATCATATTTGGAACTGGGTGATTGTGATGGGCTAATAATTCAGTTTTGATGAGCCATGGAAAACTATACCAAGCTGCTTTAGCAAAAGGACATAAAAAGAAGAGATGCATTTCATCTTCAAGATTTCCACAGGTAGAACAACTTTCACTGATATACTTAGAATACTTACCTGCCCTTTTACCTGTAGCTAGTGCGTTGCGAAGAAACCTCCGTGCAAAAGTCTGATATCATTGCAGCTATTCGACTGTAGGAGGCCCGATCTCCTTATCTTAAGAGGGATAGTGCAGGACGGCCATGAGCACACCACACACACTCAGGTCCAACAAGGTTCAGTTATTTGGCAAAATATATGACCATTTCAAGATGCAGAGAGCTATCATGCCATTAATTCCAGTCCCTTCTGGTGACGGTTTTCGACGAACAACGTGGACAATGACATTGCACTGGCCAACTAGATGTGGTTACCAGACAAGATTTCATTATCCAAAACCAAAAGTAATGAAGTAGAGAGAGAGACAAGGTTTGTGAGTGATGAATCAAGAGATTCAACGGTGACAAGGTTGTCGTGTGCCTAAAAAAATGTTTTTTCAGAGACCGGTGGCATGCTGCTGTGGTGGAACCAAAGATAACTATGCAAGTATATGTAGGGGGCTGCTGAGTCATAAAGCTGATCGAAGAGCACATGCTCCGTCCTTGCTCTCATGGTTGGGGCTTACTCAGAGACGAACAAGACAAGGATAAACAGGTTTCTTGCAAGCAACTTTTTGATTCATAAGAAGGCATTGCTCTACCTGTCTACCACTCCACTCCATTCCCCACCGGCGagagagattgagagagagagattgagataGAGCTGAAGACATGGAGGGCAAGCGCACCGACCAGGTATGTTCTGGTACCCAGACCCCCCTCCAGTTCCTCAAGATTTGAACCAAGATTTTTAGTTTAGATAGAAGCTAGAACAGACAGAGTGCAAAAAACTCGAGTTATTCAGCCATATATGAACTTTCTAATTCCTGTTTCTTGTGGTCACATGAAAGAAAATCTGCTGAGATTCTCATACAGATGCTAAAACTAGCTGATTTCTGCTGTCTCTGGATCGATTGCGCAATCAGATACATGTTctagatactactccctccgtcccataatataagagcgttttttagactagtgtagtgtcaaaaacactcttttattatgggagagagggagtaggaattAAGCCATCCGGCACTATTTCAAAGTAAAAAAGAACAAGAAATTTCAATTTATCCTCACCTGAATCTCTGTCCTGTTCACCTGCTCCAAAGGCAAAGCTCAGCACGATGCACCCAAAGGTTATCTGCTGCAAGCTCTACATCTCTGAAAGCCAAAATGCGGCTGTTGTCGATGCCATCAGCCGCATAGGCCAGAAAGACCCTGAGGTGGTTTTGCTCAGCAAGTTCGAGGACGAGTACTACAACCGTGTCCGCTATACGCTCGCCTCCTACATCACCAGCGAAAGCTCAACCGGTGAAGCTGTATTTAGCCCAATCAGGAAGGTGTTGCTGGCGATGATCGAGGCTGCATTTTCAGCCATAAATCTCGAAGTACACAGTGGAACTCATCCAAGGATTGGCGTCGTCGATGACATGTCGGTCCACCCCTTGAGCCAAGAGGCCACAATGGAGGATGCTGCTCAGCTGGCTAAGTTGGTCGCCTCTGACATTGGCAATGGCTTGCAAGGTAGTGTTCTTCAGCAAGATTTTCTTCTGTCAGTAACAAATGAGATGATACACTGTATAAATATTCTGATCCTCTTCCTCCCTGTTCTGTATGCAGTTCCGGTGTTCCTCTACGCGGCAGCACACCCCACCAGCAAGAGCGTCAGTGCAATACGGCGTGAGCTCGGCTACTACCGGCCAAATCACAAGGGTGTCCAATGGGCAGGCCAGGTGCTCCCTGATACTCTACCAGTGAAGCCAGATGTGGGCCCAGCTCATGTTTCTAGTAAAAGAGGTGCCACCATGGTCGGAGCAAAACCTTTCGTCGAGAGCTACAATGTGCCGATATTCTGCAAGGATGTCCCGACCGTGAGAAGGATCACCCGGAGGGTCACGGGACGGAGCGGAGGGTTCCCGACGGTGCAGGCGCTTGCTCTCTTCCATGGCGACAATTGCACGGAGATCGCGTGCTTGCTGGATCCAGACCATGTTGGTGCCGATCAGGTTCAGTGGCTGGTGGAGCAGATTGCAGGAGAGCAAGGGCTTGAGGTTGACAAGGGCTATTTCACCGACCTGTCCAAGGACATGATGCTGGAAAGGTACTTCAAGATGGTTTCTGCAGCTGATTGACATGTGCACAATTTCCTTCTTGCAATCATGCATGTCTGCACTTCCGTGTATGCTGCTGTTTAAACTGTGGCGCCAATTGGGCCCTGGACCGACCAATTCCAACATTTTGTATATATACTTAGTTATATCTGCACTGAAGATGGTCTCTGGAAACTTCACCGGAGTAGCTGCCACATAACAGGTCTGATCACTGAATGAGAATGCTGTTTTCAGTGATTAAAATCTAGCACCTTGTCAAGGCAGCATTCATTAATGCCAActgacaaaatgtttttttttgggtgggagggggaggggggacacATTTCTGCGTAGAAGTTTGGAACAGAAAAAATTAGAGGGTAAAGATAAATATATAAATATATGTGAAAATTACAAATAATTTGAATTATGCTGCCTCAGTTTGTACCATGTGCTACAACAGATTAGAATACCGCTATAGAAGGGGGCACTTCGAAGCTCAAATAGCCGTCAGGTATCTTTGTGTGAGTCAGCTTGCAGGAGATTTACAAATCCTTTTGCAGATTCCTTAAGATTGAAGGAAGACAAGGAAAACATTAAAAAGATGATGAGAGAAAAATTATGGACTATGAAGTGAAGTAGGCAAATGAACGAGTACTAGATTCAGCATTTGAACAGTAGCATAATCTATAATTCGAAATGAAACTACACGCATAGAGTTAGGTACCATATGGTAGGAAAGACCGGAGGCGGAGGAAAGAACCGTCGTGCTTTAGATAGACCTTTTGCAGCAGCATGCACCTGTCAAATGGGTAATTGAGTATCCTCACATGATCATCTAAAAAATCCACATAATGAGCAAATGTGGCAGTTCTACTAGAAATATCAACAGCAACGGCAACACTAGATTCAACAAATACCGCACTAAAAATCTAAGGATGAAACGGAAGGGCATATCAAGAACACCAAAGTTTTTGAAAGATAGACCGTGTAAGCAGATTCAATATCCTTGTCCGGAAAAACATGTAATTCAATATACTGAGAAAAGAATAATAATAATATGGGCGATCAATTGTTATAGTTGCTAATCAATGTTCAATGTTGAAATAACAGGCATAAAAAATACTTGGACTATAAGCCAGCAAGCAGCACTCTTGGTCTCTTGCATTGGTCAATGCTCATGTACATTCTTCCTAAGATATAAATTTCAGGTTAAATTCAAGACCATGTTAGCACGGATTTCAGCGGTCAGTATGCTTGCAACTAACAAGCAGGATGATTTTCAACCACATACTCCAAAGTAGCTAACTGATTTTGCGGATTGTGATCTGGGAGGAAGCCCATCAGATCTCGAACCCAACAGGGCATTTGGATCCAGGCATCTGACGAACTGGGCAGAATTTGGATACAAGAAGAGACCGCTCGTAATAAATCTTGGTCCAAACGTGAGATTTATAGCACGGGGAAAAACAGCGATTTGATTTACCAGCAGATCGGAACCGCGCGCGGCATGGGGAGGCGCTTTTCTTCCCCTGTTCGGCATCGCCGGTAAACCTAGGAAACGGCGGTCGCCAAATCAGTAAAGAATGAACAGCGAGACGGTGTATGGCATCAGATTGAAACGGGGTTCGGGTTGAAACTAAGACCTCTCCCAAAGGtgcttacatgaggtgctaagTGAATTAAATACCTTAGCAattcaagtccccaatgcataggtgcttaacttgttgttgctaaacacactttatttaatgagttagcacctaaagtctttcatgcattggtcaaattgtttcatttaagtggtttgcctaggttctcgcgcttggcattggttcttcctgggGTCAGCAAATTACTCTCTTCCCTTCTTAAATGTTATGCCATGTcacttttttgcttatgtggcatgcttagcacctgtcCACGGTGGAGCACTGGAAGGGCCTAAGCTTGAAGAGACAGAGGCTCCTCTCGCTCCTCGGCACACGCCCGGCTGTCTTTTTTTATGGGAAGTGTCAGGTGAGCCAAACTGGTTCCACCGCTGGTGGAGGTGGAGTCGGAGTGCGCGCCGCTGGAGGTCTCAGCGGCATGCCCAATGGCCGATGGCGTCCGTGCGCCGAACGGCGGCGAGGAGCACGCGAAGGCAGACAGAGACACAGAGTGGGCACCGCGAAAGGAAAGGCCCCAAAACGTGCGGTGGGCCGGCGGCCGGCCCACATAGCGTTTCTGCACCTCCGGAAACGTGGTGGGAAtccctcaaaaaaaaacaaaaggaaacgtAGTGGGACGGATGGTTTTTTGGTTCCGTTTCATTTATTTCCGAAAATATCGCTATATTTAatgtaaaaatattttaaaaagttTACAAATTTTGAGGTATCCATAgattcataaatatttattttttaaataagttttttcatgaatttttaaaagtaaaagaagaaaaaaaaagataatGAAAAACGTAAAGTAGAAACCCCCCAAAACCAGAGAAGAATGCCAAGAAAACATAATAAAATTGTTCTTCAGCTCGCGTCTAGTGGTCCGGCGAAGAATTGGAGATTCTACACAAGAGGTTGCGTCATTTTTTATGTTTTTAGAAAGGCCACACTTTATCATTCAAAGTTTACAAAAATTGGAATGCATAATGGGTCATGGGGCTGGCCCAGCCAAATATGGCGTCCTTGACCTAATGAATGAGAGAATTTTACTAGTAAATGTGCTTCATAGCTCTTCCCTCAAAAATTCAAAATGGAATATGCAATTGTGCTATGTGCTATTTGTTTGATCTCAGCTATGATTTGACCATAGTTTCCACAGCTCCCCTTGAGAACGCCATCCGAAACTTGCTTCAAGTCTATAGCAATTAATATATTGTCGAGGAGAAGATCACCTGCAAGGCACATACCTTCCCTACATGCAGTCGCTTCTAGGGATGCGTCCCCAGTAGGATGCGCCACGCCGCTTGGCTCGTAAAACTACAGACAAATTATTTGTACCAATTAAACCAAACATCATTTATGCATGATTCATCAGCTTACTCAAAGCATGAAGCTGGTTTCTGTCCGCAGCGCCCCCCTAAACTCTTCAATCAAGTCTGTAGTAAGAAAGAGtaactggaggaaatatgccctagaggcaataataaagttgttattttatattttcttatataatgataaatgtttattattcatggtagaattatattaaccaaaaacttaataCATGTAcgagacaaaacaccgtgtccctagtatgcctttatttgactagctcgttgatcaaagatggttaagtttcctagccatggacatgtgttgtcatttgatgaacgggttcacatcattaggataagacccatccgttagcttagcataataatcATTCAGTTTTatcgctactgctttcttcatgttatatatatatatatatatatatatatatatatatatatatatatatatactatgagattatgcaacttccggacaccagaggaatgccttgtgtgctatcaaacgtcacaaacgtaactgggtgattataaagatgctctacaggtatctccgaaggtgtttgttgggttggcatagatcgagattaggatttgtcactccaagtatcagagaggtatctctgggccctctcggtaatgcacatcatatgaagccttgcaagcaatgtgactaatgagttagttgcaggatgatgtattacggaacgagtaaagagacttgccggtaaagagattgaactaggtatgaagataccgacgatcatatCTCGGgaaattaacataccgatgacaaagggaataacgtatgttgacattgtggttcgaccgataaagatctttgtagaatatgtggaaaccaatatgagcatccacactacaaaaaagacacatctgtgacattttgggccgaacgaaaaaaaattatgtcatacttatgacacttctatgacgataattgtgataaaacccggtatcatcatagatgtggtgggctcctacttctatgacaaaaaatcataacagaaaaatggcttttcgtcctgggcgggccggagacgcagctgcatgacattctttgggtc is from Triticum aestivum cultivar Chinese Spring chromosome 1B, IWGSC CS RefSeq v2.1, whole genome shotgun sequence and encodes:
- the LOC123137829 gene encoding uncharacterized protein, which codes for MEGKRTDQAKLSTMHPKVICCKLYISESQNAAVVDAISRIGQKDPEVVLLSKFEDEYYNRVRYTLASYITSESSTGEAVFSPIRKVLLAMIEAAFSAINLEVHSGTHPRIGVVDDMSVHPLSQEATMEDAAQLAKLVASDIGNGLQVPVFLYAAAHPTSKSVSAIRRELGYYRPNHKGVQWAGQVLPDTLPVKPDVGPAHVSSKRGATMVGAKPFVESYNVPIFCKDVPTVRRITRRVTGRSGGFPTVQALALFHGDNCTEIACLLDPDHVGADQVQWLVEQIAGEQGLEVDKGYFTDLSKDMMLERYFKMVSAAD